A window of Malania oleifera isolate guangnan ecotype guangnan chromosome 5, ASM2987363v1, whole genome shotgun sequence contains these coding sequences:
- the LOC131155285 gene encoding ricin-like: MVVYWTVVLATWLCSSTVAMADSGHDQPPTVPICSREGAHDRQLNAAFPDYPTVKFTTNGFVTKKYYRQFLKTIRGRVANESDARHGIPVLPNPSAVSDSQRFVLVELSNNAEDVVTLAIDVTNMYVVAYRAEDESYFFQEAPDVAFTELFTSTNQNTLTYCGNYKDLLRVAGLSDLDRVQVGMQELDTSISLLFHRSGAHIDQEKVARSLIICILMISEAVRFRHIEQRVADTIRSDSYGSFSPNGAVISFVRSWSQLSRGIQESNEDGSFGEIQLQRADYSGRLTVSDGMPDLVFTIGIM, translated from the coding sequence ATGGTGGTGTACTGGACGGTGGTTTTGGCGACATGGCTTTGCTCGAGCACAGTAGCCATGGCAGATTCCGGCCATGATCAGCCGCCCACAGTTCCAATTTGCTCCAGAGAAGGAGCTCATGACCGTCAGCTCAATGCAGCGTTCCCTGATTATCCCACGGTGAAATTCACCACCAACGGTTTTGTCACCAAAAAATACTACAGGCAGTTCTTGAAAACCATTCGAGGTCGAGTGGCAAATGAGAGTGATGCAAGGCATGGAATACCAGTATTGCCTAATCCATCTGCAGTGTCCGATTCGCAGCGATTTGTTCTGGTGGAACTCTCAAACAATGCAGAGGATGTTGTGACGTTGGCCATAGATGTCACCAATATGTATGTGGTGGCTTATCGAGCAGAAGACGAGTCCTACTTCTTCCAAGAAGCTCCAGATGTTGCATTCACGGAGCTCTTCACAAGCACAAATCAAAATACCCTCACATACTGTGGCAACTACAAAGACCTCCTAAGAGTCGCAGGTTTGAGTGATTTGGACAGGGTTCAAGTGGGAATGCAGGAGCTAGACACATCTATCAGCTTGTTGTTCCATAGGTCTGGTGCGCACATCGACCAAGAAAAGGTGGCTCGTTCTCTTATAATTTGCATTTTGATGATTTCAGAAGCAGTGAGGTTTCGACATATTGAGCAAAGAGTAGCTGACACCATAAGAAGTGATAGCTATGGAAGCTTTAGCCCGAACGGTGCGGTGATCAGCTTTGTGAGATCCTGGAGTCAACTCTCAAGAGGAATCCAGGAGTCAAACGAAGATGGATCCTTCGGAGAGATTCAATTACAGAGAGCTGATTATTCCGGCCGTCTCACTGTGAGCGACGGGATGCCTGATCTAGTTTTCACTATTGGGATTATGTAA